The proteins below are encoded in one region of Pithys albifrons albifrons isolate INPA30051 chromosome 25, PitAlb_v1, whole genome shotgun sequence:
- the LOC139682930 gene encoding E3 ubiquitin-protein ligase RNF113A-like: MAEQSSVCSFLFKKRARPAGTGRRKRPGSDQEQESSGEEGSTVVRKERRRDTPNPMIQKTRRRDRERPEYAPSSSEDEDPARDIGVTYKSTRSAKPVGPEDMGATAVYELDTEKEKDAQAIFERSQKIQEELRGKEDDKIYRGINNYQKYVKPKDTSMGNASSGMVRKGPIRAPEHLRATVRWDYQPDICKDYKETGFCGFGDSCKFLHDRSDYKHGWQIERELDEGRYGVNDDENYEVSSDEEDMPFKCFICRGSFKNPVVTKCRHYFCETCALQHYRKSQRCYVCDKQTNGVFNPAKELMAKLEKHKGEEEEQQQSDHGEDPQ, from the exons ATGGCGGAGCAGAGCAGCGTCTGCAGCTTCTTGTTCAAGAAGCGGGCCCGGCCCGCGGGCACGGGACGGCGGAAACGGCCCGGCAGCGACCAGGAGCAGG AGAGCAGCGGCGAGGAGGGCAGCACGGTGGTGCGCAAGGAGCGGCGCCGGGACACCCCCAACCCCATGATCCAGAAG ACCCGGCGCAGGGACAGAGAGAGGCCCGAGTATGCGCCGAGCAGCAGCGAGGACGAGGACCCTGCCAGGGACATCGGGGTCACCTACAAGTCCACCAGGTCGGCG aAACCTGTTGGCCCAGAAGACATGGGAGCCACAGCAGTGTATGAGCTGGacacagagaaggagaaagatgCCCAGGCCATCTTCGAGCGCAGCCAGAAAATCCAGGAG GAgctgagaggaaaggaagatgaTAAAATTTACCGTGGCATTAACAACTACCAGAAGTATGTGAAGCCCAAGGACACGTCGATGGGAAATGCCTCTTCAGGAATGGTCAG GAAAGGGCCCATCCGTGCCCCAGAGCACCTGCGGGCCACGGTGCGGTGGGACTACCAGCCTGACATCTGCAAGGACTACAAGGAGACCGGGTTCTGTGGCTTTGGGG acaGCTGCAAGTTCCTGCACGACCGCTCGGACTACAAGCACGGCTGGCAGATCGAGCGCGAGCTGGACGAGGGGCGCTACGGAGTCAACG ATGATGAAAACTATGAGGTGAGCAGTGATGAGGAGGACATGCCTTTCAAGTGTTTCATCTGCAGAGGTTCCTTCAAGAACCCCGTGGTCACCAA GTGCAGGCACTACTTCTGTGAGACCTGTGCCCTCCAACACTACCGCAAATCCCAGCGCTGCTACGTCTGTGACAAGCAAACCAACGGGGTCTTCAACCCAGCAAAAG AGCTCATGGCAAAATTGGAAAAACAcaaaggggaggaagaggagcagcagcagtcagACCATGGAGAGGATCCACAGTAG
- the LIMD2 gene encoding LIM domain-containing protein 2, producing MFQATGAASPPPTHEAKSSSGGSTVQRSKSFSLKAQVKEMCTACQKAVYPMERLVADKFIFHNSCFCCKHCHTKLSLGSYAALHGEFYCKPHFQQLFKSKGNYDEGFGRRQHKELWVHKEVESGTKSA from the exons ATGTTCCAGGCCACGGGAGCCGCCAGCCCACCCCCAACTCAT GAGGCAAAGAGCAGCTCAGGAGGCAGCACCGTGCAGCGCTCCAAG TCGTTCAGCCTGAAGGCACAGGTGAAGGAGATGTGCACGGCCTGCCAGAAGGCCGTGTACCCCATGGAGCGCCTCGTGGCCGACAAGTTCATCTTCCACAActcctgcttctgctgcaaGCACTGCCACACCAAGCTCag CCTGGGCAGCTACGCCGCCCTCCACGGTGAGTTCTACTGCAAGCCCcacttccagcagctcttcAAGAGCAAAGGCAACTACGACGAGGGCTTCGGGCGCCGGCAGCACAaggagctgtgggtgcacaAGGAGGTGGAGAGCGGGACCAAGTCAGCGTGA